The Peptostreptococcaceae bacterium genome has a window encoding:
- a CDS encoding DUF4349 domain-containing protein codes for MNCEFDKTKINAYIDGELSVEEIGAAEEHIKSCPECKVLYEELKNVRERLSNAEELELPDGYEEEMHQKLLGLHDLNRVKGKSTGKGKKNYNWKRWTAFAAIFLVGFVSYNVWKPSGFQMKSAQNDMAVAVESAEAPRAMNSDSGMSQDKEMSVTMREEDGTGSPGDMLNIDGRKIIRNGYVNLEVDSFEQIYDEIIALTETSGGFIQDSNTGKQYYGGPGNETTLLRGSLNIRIPEKSFLTVYNQIKELGEVNDSSISGSDITFQYNDISSQIANLEVQEARLRDIMEKAENVEELLQVERELNRVRTEIDRMTGMIKNWDNLVSYSTINVSLTEIAPNSTEIEGFENDFWEKAKREFVKSVNQVIILSQNLFVWIISIIPFIFILGLLAIIVAFIVKKKRKRKI; via the coding sequence ATGAACTGTGAATTCGACAAGACCAAAATTAATGCATATATAGACGGAGAATTAAGCGTTGAAGAAATAGGCGCTGCGGAAGAACATATTAAATCATGTCCGGAGTGCAAAGTCTTATATGAAGAGTTGAAAAATGTCAGAGAAAGGCTATCCAATGCAGAAGAGTTGGAACTTCCTGATGGTTATGAAGAAGAAATGCATCAGAAACTTTTGGGACTACATGACTTGAATAGAGTAAAGGGTAAATCAACCGGCAAGGGTAAAAAGAATTATAATTGGAAACGATGGACGGCTTTCGCGGCAATTTTCTTGGTGGGGTTTGTTTCATACAATGTATGGAAGCCTTCGGGATTTCAAATGAAATCGGCTCAAAATGATATGGCTGTTGCAGTGGAATCTGCGGAAGCGCCGCGAGCCATGAATTCGGATTCTGGAATGAGCCAGGATAAGGAAATGTCCGTCACTATGAGAGAAGAAGATGGAACCGGGTCTCCCGGCGATATGCTCAACATTGATGGCCGAAAGATCATCAGAAACGGATATGTGAATCTCGAGGTTGACAGTTTTGAACAGATATATGACGAGATAATAGCATTGACAGAAACATCCGGCGGTTTCATACAAGACTCAAATACAGGAAAACAATATTACGGCGGACCGGGAAATGAAACAACTTTGCTTAGAGGAAGTTTAAATATCAGGATTCCCGAAAAATCCTTCCTGACAGTTTACAACCAGATAAAAGAACTTGGAGAAGTAAATGATTCGAGCATTAGTGGAAGCGATATAACCTTCCAATACAACGATATTTCAAGTCAAATAGCAAATCTCGAAGTACAGGAAGCACGATTGAGAGACATAATGGAAAAAGCCGAGAATGTGGAAGAGCTTCTTCAGGTTGAGCGGGAACTAAACAGAGTTCGTACTGAAATTGACCGCATGACTGGAATGATTAAGAACTGGGACAATCTTGTAAGCTATTCTACAATAAATGTTTCTTTGACCGAAATTGCGCCTAACTCGACAGAAATAGAAGGATTCGAAAATGATTTCTGGGAAAAGGCGAAACGCGAATTTGTAAAATCGGTGAACCAAGTTATAATATTGTCGCAAAATCTATTTGTTTGGATTATATCAATCATTCCGTTCATATTTATCCTTGGATTGTTGGCGATTATAGTGGCATTTATTGTTAAAAAGAAACGAAAAAGAAAAATCTAA